From Jeotgalibaca dankookensis, one genomic window encodes:
- a CDS encoding AAA family ATPase, whose translation MHLIDKEAGITAMEERLRGMEYNIKGNMALSSLPALREAFQAYPDHPQVNYLLGLSYFKRHDYQKAMAFSQKAVDLKPTQDNYLVLLAQLYNHLKLPQDAEHLAARAYEANSSNWEAAKILSEMAFGRNQLDKSLELIEGILKERPKTYASHRLKTKILLQKEAPVETILAAIAESEKYGYDDDIEYDRVYAYYIHGDFEECRKMFEYLKQTRPLSPSTAKVASLIASMQPNKNKREQSGDFFNFEPSQPYKKTKPSLEHSLEELNQLVGLDEVKREVNQIVKLMEYDKRRAYMLSIEKKEEASYHFAFSGNPGTGKTTVARILGDIFAALGILETGQLVEVDRSDLVGGYMGQTAQKTREAIESAKGGVLFIDEAYSLASGKSDQSDYGSEALEVLIKAMEDYRKDFIVILAGYDNGMKELLKSNPGLSSRINMQINFDDFTDYELLAIAKKQAENNHYTLTEDAEKAFLVRINQEKVLPQFANARAVRNIMEAAMRERAFRLSDQSVTEEDLVILEPLDFGINPEQLFGDDIKDLMGELQALVGLDDVKEQVKSIINYVRAEKRREEHGYQLNDLALHMVFTGKPGTGKTTIARLISQILKSIGVLKRGHMIEVTRDDLVGQYIGQTGPKTLEKIKEAYGGVLFIDEAYSLYSGSQNDFGFEAISTLIKEMEDNRDKLVVIMAGYPVEMERMLSMNAGIRSRIAYTIDFPDYSSDELLEIFVMAAHQQGFIVTEETKEKVQQVFADGFSKRDQHFGNARAARSLFEKAKLQQSNRLALDEEADLFTLLPQDIKETF comes from the coding sequence GTGCACTTGATTGATAAAGAAGCAGGTATAACAGCTATGGAAGAACGCTTACGGGGAATGGAATATAATATTAAAGGAAATATGGCCTTGAGTAGTTTACCTGCCTTACGGGAAGCATTTCAAGCCTATCCCGATCACCCACAAGTTAATTATTTATTGGGTTTAAGTTACTTCAAACGGCATGACTACCAAAAAGCAATGGCGTTTTCTCAAAAAGCGGTTGATCTTAAGCCTACGCAAGATAATTACTTAGTATTATTAGCACAACTTTATAACCATTTAAAACTTCCGCAAGATGCAGAACATTTAGCAGCGCGTGCTTATGAAGCTAATTCCTCTAATTGGGAAGCAGCCAAAATCCTTTCTGAAATGGCTTTTGGTCGGAATCAGTTAGATAAATCCCTAGAGTTAATCGAAGGGATTTTGAAGGAACGGCCTAAAACTTACGCCTCTCACCGTTTAAAAACGAAAATATTACTTCAAAAAGAAGCGCCAGTTGAAACTATACTAGCAGCGATTGCTGAGTCAGAAAAATATGGCTACGATGATGATATTGAATACGACCGCGTTTATGCCTATTACATTCATGGTGACTTTGAAGAATGTCGTAAAATGTTTGAGTATTTAAAACAAACGCGCCCATTATCACCCAGTACAGCAAAGGTTGCTTCCTTAATTGCGAGCATGCAACCGAATAAGAATAAACGCGAACAGTCTGGAGACTTTTTTAATTTTGAACCGAGTCAACCTTATAAAAAAACCAAGCCTTCTTTAGAGCATTCATTGGAAGAACTCAATCAGCTAGTTGGTTTAGACGAGGTAAAACGGGAAGTAAATCAAATTGTTAAATTAATGGAGTATGACAAACGTCGTGCTTACATGCTGTCAATTGAAAAAAAAGAAGAGGCTAGCTACCATTTCGCTTTTTCAGGAAATCCCGGAACCGGAAAAACAACAGTTGCGCGAATTTTAGGGGATATTTTTGCAGCTTTAGGTATTTTAGAAACGGGTCAATTAGTTGAAGTAGATCGTTCTGATTTAGTTGGTGGCTACATGGGACAGACAGCTCAAAAAACACGTGAAGCAATCGAATCTGCTAAGGGTGGTGTGCTCTTTATTGATGAGGCCTACTCATTAGCTTCAGGAAAGAGTGACCAGTCTGATTATGGTTCAGAAGCACTCGAAGTCTTGATTAAAGCGATGGAAGATTATCGTAAAGACTTCATTGTTATTTTGGCAGGTTATGACAATGGTATGAAGGAACTATTAAAATCAAATCCTGGGTTATCCAGTCGTATAAATATGCAAATTAATTTTGATGATTTTACAGATTACGAGTTACTAGCTATTGCTAAAAAACAAGCTGAAAATAACCATTATACATTGACAGAAGATGCCGAAAAGGCTTTCTTGGTAAGAATTAACCAAGAAAAAGTTTTGCCACAATTTGCCAATGCTCGCGCAGTTCGAAACATTATGGAAGCGGCCATGCGTGAGCGTGCCTTTCGTTTAAGCGACCAGAGTGTAACGGAAGAGGATTTGGTTATTTTAGAACCATTGGATTTTGGAATTAATCCTGAACAGCTATTCGGAGATGATATTAAAGATTTAATGGGAGAATTACAGGCTTTAGTTGGTTTGGATGATGTAAAAGAGCAAGTAAAATCAATTATTAATTACGTTCGAGCTGAGAAGCGCCGCGAAGAACACGGCTATCAACTCAATGATTTAGCGCTTCACATGGTCTTTACTGGAAAGCCAGGAACAGGGAAAACAACCATTGCCCGTTTAATTAGCCAAATACTTAAATCAATTGGCGTTTTGAAACGGGGACATATGATCGAAGTAACCCGTGATGACTTGGTCGGTCAATATATTGGCCAAACAGGGCCCAAAACGCTTGAGAAAATTAAAGAAGCTTATGGTGGGGTGCTTTTTATTGATGAGGCTTACTCTCTTTATTCTGGCTCACAGAATGATTTCGGGTTTGAAGCAATCAGTACGTTGATAAAGGAAATGGAAGATAACCGCGATAAGTTGGTTGTTATTATGGCTGGTTATCCGGTTGAAATGGAACGGATGCTGAGTATGAACGCTGGAATACGAAGTCGTATTGCCTATACAATAGATTTTCCAGATTACAGCAGCGATGAGCTACTCGAAATTTTCGTGATGGCTGCGCATCAGCAAGGTTTTATCGTGACAGAAGAGACGAAAGAAAAAGTACAACAAGTTTTTGCAGATGGCTTTAGCAAACGAGATCAACATTTCGGGAACGCACGTGCTGCCCGTAGTCTCTTTGAAAAAGCAAAACTTCAGCAAAGTAATCGTCTTGCGCTTGATGAAGAAGCAGATCTATTTACACTCTTGCCACAAGATATCAAAGAAACATTCTAA
- a CDS encoding phosphoribosyltransferase: protein MFLNRTDAGKQLAEKLQAYKNQEVVVFSLSHGGVPIGIEVSKVLDAPLELIFTKKIKHPYNPVYAIGAISENGMSIYNDSEIAKVEDEWLENEEAKLKNEIKYRRYKFGDIKHFATGKTAIIVDDGIATGFTMLAAIDDVKKQNPSKIVVAIPVVPEQMAQKLDQEVDEVVAIDRTRTYQGSVSAYYEQLEKLSDEELLERLELMRSSDKI from the coding sequence ATGTTCTTAAACCGTACAGATGCTGGCAAACAGCTAGCCGAAAAGTTACAGGCATACAAAAATCAAGAGGTCGTTGTTTTTTCCTTATCTCATGGTGGTGTTCCCATAGGTATTGAAGTCTCCAAAGTATTAGACGCACCATTAGAATTAATTTTTACAAAAAAAATAAAACATCCTTATAATCCCGTTTATGCCATTGGCGCGATATCGGAAAATGGTATGTCCATTTATAATGACTCAGAGATTGCTAAAGTAGAAGATGAGTGGTTGGAAAATGAAGAAGCAAAATTAAAGAATGAAATTAAGTATAGACGCTACAAATTTGGAGACATCAAACATTTTGCAACTGGTAAAACTGCTATTATTGTTGACGATGGCATTGCAACAGGTTTTACCATGTTAGCTGCTATTGACGATGTTAAGAAGCAAAATCCAAGTAAGATTGTAGTTGCAATCCCTGTTGTGCCAGAGCAAATGGCTCAAAAATTAGACCAAGAGGTTGATGAAGTCGTAGCCATTGACCGGACACGAACCTACCAAGGTTCTGTCAGTGCTTATTATGAACAACTAGAAAAACTTTCTGACGAAGAATTACTCGAGCGCCTTGAATTAATGCGGAGCTCTGATAAGATTTAA
- a CDS encoding DUF1858 domain-containing protein — MKEISLNDTVYDTVSKHPEVREVIVGLGFSPLRDDKMLQTAGRMMTLGKAAKQFGISYETIVTTMQNNGFQVKEKHL, encoded by the coding sequence ATGAAAGAAATCAGTTTGAATGATACGGTTTATGATACTGTCAGCAAACATCCAGAGGTTCGTGAAGTGATTGTCGGACTGGGCTTTAGTCCGCTCCGGGATGATAAAATGTTACAGACTGCTGGAAGGATGATGACACTCGGCAAGGCGGCTAAACAATTTGGTATCTCCTATGAAACCATTGTTACAACGATGCAAAATAACGGTTTCCAAGTGAAGGAGAAACATTTATGA
- a CDS encoding DUF438 domain-containing protein, with amino-acid sequence MIEELKNKRSKEFEERQAVLKDLITRLHANEDEEVIKKEFKQHFNNVSAFEISVMERRLMSQGIEAEEIMRLCNVHASLFNGSIEAVYENSEEVDKPGHPIRVLKEENLAIESALDRIDKLLAVYLPDPDAELKKGLLRQLDILWEIDNHYARKEHSYFPIMERYGLLAPPKVMWGVDDQIRDLIRDFRQAISDDKLEGLNFETVKYEIEEMIVKEEEIMLPMISPFFNEDDWISIAEESDEIGYCIIKPEVKWTPQRASFESSDALDDDTISLDTGYLTHKELQKILDLQPLELTFVDANDIVKYFNNGPGEKLLPRTQNAIGREVYNCHPPKSQPIVRQLIADFKAGKKEIEQLWFRMKGTYIMVSYAAVRDDDGTYMGTLEWVQNIENIIDIDEEKRTIE; translated from the coding sequence ATGATAGAAGAATTAAAAAACAAACGTTCCAAGGAATTCGAAGAAAGACAAGCGGTGTTAAAAGATTTAATTACACGTCTACATGCGAATGAAGACGAAGAGGTAATCAAAAAAGAATTTAAACAGCATTTTAACAATGTGAGTGCTTTTGAAATTTCCGTAATGGAACGGCGATTAATGTCACAAGGTATTGAAGCAGAAGAAATTATGCGTCTGTGTAACGTTCACGCTTCCCTTTTTAATGGCTCCATTGAAGCTGTTTACGAAAATAGTGAAGAAGTCGATAAACCTGGACACCCTATTCGCGTTTTGAAAGAAGAAAATTTAGCGATTGAAAGTGCGCTGGACCGCATTGATAAGCTCTTAGCCGTTTACTTGCCTGATCCGGATGCGGAATTGAAAAAGGGGCTATTGAGACAGCTAGATATCCTCTGGGAAATTGATAACCATTATGCTCGCAAAGAACATTCTTATTTCCCAATCATGGAGCGTTATGGTTTGTTGGCGCCACCGAAAGTTATGTGGGGAGTAGATGATCAAATTCGCGATTTAATTCGCGATTTTCGTCAAGCCATCTCTGATGATAAGTTGGAAGGGTTAAACTTTGAAACGGTTAAATATGAAATTGAAGAAATGATTGTGAAGGAAGAAGAAATTATGTTACCGATGATTTCTCCTTTCTTTAATGAAGACGACTGGATTTCTATTGCCGAAGAGTCAGATGAAATTGGGTATTGCATCATTAAACCAGAAGTAAAATGGACGCCTCAACGGGCATCCTTTGAATCTTCTGATGCTTTGGACGATGATACTATCTCTTTAGATACGGGGTATCTAACACACAAAGAATTACAAAAGATTTTAGATTTACAACCGTTAGAATTAACGTTTGTAGATGCCAATGATATTGTTAAATATTTTAATAATGGCCCCGGAGAAAAACTTCTCCCCCGGACGCAAAATGCTATTGGTCGTGAAGTCTATAATTGCCATCCACCTAAAAGCCAGCCTATTGTACGCCAATTAATTGCCGACTTTAAAGCAGGTAAAAAAGAGATTGAACAATTGTGGTTCCGTATGAAAGGAACTTATATTATGGTTAGTTATGCAGCTGTTCGCGATGACGATGGCACTTATATGGGAACTTTAGAATGGGTACAAAATATCGAAAATATCATTGATATTGATGAAGAAAAACGGACAATCGAATAG
- a CDS encoding NUDIX hydrolase has translation MDIRQEIMAYQPYNEQERTDKARMLEYIDTYQDLLTRENKLAHFTASAWIVNQNLKKVVMAYHNIYDSWAWVGGHVDGDANFLRVALKEANEETGLESLKALREEIYALEILDVPAHEKRGEKIAEHLHLNVTYLLQADERESLVIKSDENSALDWVERDQAVVLSTEPFMKTIYQKLNDKLEMLS, from the coding sequence ATGGATATTCGTCAAGAGATTATGGCTTATCAACCTTATAATGAACAAGAAAGAACTGATAAAGCTCGTATGTTAGAGTATATTGATACTTACCAAGATTTATTGACACGTGAAAATAAATTAGCGCATTTTACAGCCTCGGCATGGATTGTCAATCAAAATTTAAAAAAAGTAGTTATGGCGTATCATAATATTTATGACTCTTGGGCATGGGTAGGTGGGCATGTAGACGGGGACGCCAATTTTCTTCGCGTTGCTTTAAAAGAAGCAAATGAAGAGACTGGTTTAGAGAGTTTAAAAGCACTGCGTGAAGAGATTTATGCACTAGAAATTCTAGATGTACCGGCGCATGAAAAAAGAGGCGAAAAAATTGCAGAGCACTTGCATCTTAATGTTACCTATTTACTACAAGCAGACGAAAGAGAATCTCTAGTTATAAAATCAGATGAAAATAGTGCCTTAGACTGGGTGGAACGAGACCAAGCAGTTGTATTGTCTACTGAACCGTTCATGAAAACCATTTACCAAAAGTTGAATGATAAGTTAGAGATGTTATCTTAA
- a CDS encoding DNA/RNA non-specific endonuclease: MARSRKKKDELDIKLKVITAILTVSATFFVLLTQPIPVIEEFVESIFMTESIPESELTYLEYDGVNQVIEINNNVPEFTPDELSLEDGSWQSFSEIDRFNRVGPAHAMLSTDLYPTTERESLYIDPSGWNQRELENGQWLYNRSHLIGFQLTGENNNIRNLMTGTRSLNNPHMLRFENDIAYYLEQTGHHVRYKVQPVFRDEELVARGVHMMAQSVEDDGLYFNVYIFNIQDGYEINYQDGSSTKQ, from the coding sequence ATGGCTAGATCACGAAAAAAGAAAGATGAATTAGATATAAAATTGAAAGTGATTACAGCCATCTTAACTGTTTCCGCAACCTTTTTTGTACTTTTAACGCAACCAATTCCGGTTATAGAAGAGTTTGTTGAATCAATTTTTATGACCGAATCCATCCCAGAATCAGAGTTAACTTATCTGGAGTATGATGGCGTCAATCAAGTGATTGAAATTAATAATAATGTTCCTGAATTCACGCCTGATGAATTATCTCTCGAAGATGGAAGTTGGCAATCGTTCAGTGAAATTGATCGCTTTAATCGGGTCGGTCCGGCTCATGCGATGTTAAGTACGGATTTATATCCCACGACTGAGCGCGAGAGTTTATATATTGACCCATCTGGTTGGAACCAAAGGGAACTCGAAAATGGTCAATGGCTATATAATCGGAGTCATCTGATTGGTTTTCAACTGACGGGTGAAAATAATAATATTCGTAATTTAATGACGGGTACAAGGAGTTTAAATAACCCACACATGTTACGTTTTGAAAACGATATTGCTTATTACTTAGAGCAAACTGGCCACCACGTACGCTATAAGGTCCAACCTGTTTTTCGCGATGAAGAATTAGTAGCACGAGGGGTCCATATGATGGCACAATCAGTAGAAGATGATGGCTTATACTTCAATGTTTATATTTTCAATATTCAAGATGGTTATGAAATTAATTATCAAGATGGGAGCAGTACCAAACAATAA
- a CDS encoding DUF1846 domain-containing protein, with protein MNKIGFDSKKYVEEQSRYIAERVSHYDKLYLEFGGKIIGDKHAKRVLPGFDEDAKIKILQRLSDKAEIVICVYAGDIERNKIRGDYGITYDMEVFRLIDEFRSLGLSVNSVVITRYHGQPNTKLFINKLEKRDMKVYTHKSIEGYPSNVDMIVSKEGFGSNPYIETTKPIVVMTAPGGGSGKLATCLNQLYHENQQGRSAGYSKFETFPVWNISLKHPLNMAYEAATVDLKDMNMIDNFHFEAYKEVAVNYNRDIEIFPVIKRIIERITKKESIYQSPTDMGVNRVGFGIVDDEVVREASNQEIIRRSFTVQCDYKKGLLGKDIVSSMQILLDQANLKQTDRPAVQPARDYAKRCRKRSETNETPAVIAFELKNGQIVTGRTSNLMDSSSAAILNSIKQLANVADEIPLLSLAILETIQKTKSDVLRNRRPVLNANEILIALAISAVTNPTAQMCYNKLYELEGVQAHSTVMLKKDDEQILRNLGIDITSDPEYPSENLYYI; from the coding sequence ATGAATAAAATAGGTTTTGATTCTAAAAAATATGTCGAAGAGCAGAGTCGCTATATTGCAGAGCGCGTTAGCCACTATGATAAATTATATTTGGAATTTGGTGGAAAAATCATTGGTGACAAACACGCAAAACGTGTCCTCCCCGGGTTTGATGAAGATGCTAAAATTAAAATCTTACAACGCTTATCCGACAAAGCAGAAATCGTTATCTGTGTCTATGCAGGTGATATTGAACGGAATAAAATTCGTGGGGATTACGGAATTACTTATGATATGGAAGTTTTCCGTTTAATCGATGAATTTAGAAGTTTAGGACTTTCGGTTAATAGTGTGGTTATTACGCGCTACCATGGTCAACCGAATACCAAATTATTTATAAATAAATTGGAAAAGCGCGATATGAAAGTCTATACTCATAAAAGTATTGAAGGGTATCCCTCAAATGTTGACATGATTGTTAGTAAAGAAGGATTTGGCTCTAACCCCTATATTGAAACAACCAAACCGATTGTAGTGATGACTGCGCCAGGTGGGGGAAGCGGCAAATTGGCAACTTGTTTAAATCAACTTTACCATGAAAATCAACAAGGCCGCTCTGCAGGCTATTCCAAGTTCGAAACCTTTCCTGTTTGGAATATCAGTCTGAAACATCCGTTGAATATGGCTTATGAAGCAGCAACGGTTGATCTAAAAGATATGAACATGATTGATAATTTTCACTTTGAGGCTTACAAAGAAGTAGCGGTTAATTATAACCGTGATATTGAAATCTTTCCGGTCATCAAAAGAATTATCGAAAGAATCACCAAAAAAGAATCCATTTATCAATCGCCAACGGATATGGGTGTAAACCGAGTAGGCTTTGGTATTGTAGATGATGAAGTGGTACGTGAAGCATCAAACCAAGAAATCATTCGGAGAAGTTTTACTGTTCAATGTGACTATAAAAAAGGTTTGTTAGGGAAAGATATTGTTTCAAGCATGCAAATTTTGCTAGATCAAGCCAATTTAAAACAAACGGATCGCCCAGCAGTACAACCGGCTAGAGACTATGCCAAACGCTGTCGGAAACGTTCAGAAACAAACGAGACACCTGCCGTCATTGCTTTTGAACTAAAAAATGGTCAAATCGTAACAGGACGTACTTCTAACTTAATGGATTCTTCTTCTGCGGCTATTTTAAATTCGATTAAACAACTAGCCAATGTTGCAGATGAAATCCCTCTACTTTCTTTAGCTATTCTTGAAACCATTCAAAAGACAAAATCTGATGTGTTGCGAAATCGCCGCCCCGTACTCAATGCCAATGAAATTCTAATCGCTCTTGCCATTAGTGCAGTTACCAACCCAACCGCCCAAATGTGCTACAATAAACTCTATGAGTTAGAAGGCGTTCAAGCCCATTCAACTGTTATGCTGAAAAAAGATGACGAACAAATTTTACGCAATCTAGGGATCGATATTACAAGTGACCCGGAATACCCATCAGAGAATCTTTATTATATTTAA
- a CDS encoding PspA/IM30 family protein, whose protein sequence is MAILGRFSDIISANVNAIIDRMEEPEKMIDQYLRDMMEDLAEVKQSTAGIMAEETRAKREIDQNEAEVNKYNQLAKKALEANNEDDARIFLSKKQELESVGAGLATSYAAAHENAVKMRQMHDKLAKDIETLRQRRAMIKGKLSVAKAQETLNDVSDNVTKSESAMGSFSRMEDKANRLLDEANAMSELNSEPMDSAKALEEKYANQTSAAVEDELERMKKELGK, encoded by the coding sequence ATGGCAATTTTAGGACGCTTTTCAGATATTATCAGTGCAAATGTCAATGCAATCATTGACCGAATGGAAGAACCAGAAAAAATGATTGATCAATATCTTCGGGATATGATGGAAGACTTGGCGGAAGTAAAACAAAGTACAGCTGGTATCATGGCTGAGGAAACTCGTGCAAAACGCGAGATTGACCAAAACGAAGCAGAAGTAAACAAATATAACCAACTCGCTAAAAAAGCTTTGGAAGCTAATAACGAAGATGATGCGCGTATTTTCCTTTCTAAAAAACAAGAACTTGAAAGTGTCGGTGCTGGCTTAGCAACGAGTTATGCGGCTGCTCATGAAAATGCTGTTAAAATGCGTCAAATGCACGATAAGTTAGCAAAGGATATTGAAACATTACGCCAACGTCGTGCTATGATTAAAGGCAAACTTTCTGTTGCGAAAGCGCAAGAAACTTTAAATGATGTTTCAGACAATGTAACCAAATCTGAAAGTGCGATGGGGTCATTCAGTCGAATGGAAGACAAAGCCAATCGTTTACTAGACGAAGCAAACGCTATGTCTGAACTTAATTCTGAACCAATGGATTCCGCTAAAGCGCTAGAAGAAAAGTATGCAAACCAAACTTCAGCTGCAGTTGAAGATGAATTGGAAAGAATGAAAAAAGAATTAGGAAAATAA
- a CDS encoding Gfo/Idh/MocA family protein has product MKQLNWAILGTGTIASEFATQFAAEEAVLYGVASRTHTKATDFASKYDIPHTYDSYEAALADEAIDVIYVAVPHSHHYQLIKESLQAGKHVLCEKVITVNGAQLTEVKTLAEEKGLYLSEAMTIYNMPLYKKLTEWISSNDLGPLKMIQASFGSFKEEDPSLYFFNKDLAGGALFDIGTYALSFVRQFLTSKPTEVKTMGNLHQSGVDETSAIIMRNAENEMATVSLTFRAKMPKHGVVAFEKGFLTITDYPRASEARFTSNEGQEQVIQAGDSKQALNYEIANFTQMILNKEQNHTLEKTVDVLEIMDEVRKEWGLTYPFE; this is encoded by the coding sequence ATGAAGCAATTAAACTGGGCAATACTAGGTACTGGAACGATTGCGAGTGAGTTTGCCACTCAATTTGCGGCAGAAGAGGCAGTTTTATACGGCGTGGCATCGCGAACGCATACAAAAGCAACAGATTTTGCAAGCAAATACGATATTCCGCATACTTATGATTCCTATGAGGCAGCCTTAGCAGATGAAGCCATTGATGTGATTTATGTTGCTGTTCCACATAGTCATCACTATCAACTCATCAAAGAAAGTTTGCAAGCGGGGAAGCATGTTTTATGCGAAAAGGTTATAACCGTAAATGGTGCGCAATTAACAGAGGTAAAAACACTTGCAGAGGAGAAAGGCTTGTACCTTTCAGAAGCTATGACTATTTACAATATGCCACTCTATAAAAAATTGACAGAGTGGATTAGCAGCAATGATTTAGGTCCATTAAAAATGATTCAAGCTTCTTTTGGCAGTTTCAAAGAGGAAGATCCTTCGCTTTATTTTTTCAATAAAGACTTAGCGGGGGGAGCTCTGTTTGATATTGGAACGTATGCACTCTCATTTGTACGCCAATTCCTGACAAGTAAACCGACTGAAGTGAAGACAATGGGCAACTTGCATCAATCAGGTGTTGATGAGACATCAGCAATCATTATGCGTAATGCTGAAAATGAAATGGCAACTGTCTCGCTCACTTTCCGTGCCAAAATGCCTAAACATGGTGTGGTAGCTTTTGAAAAAGGTTTTTTAACTATTACTGATTATCCGCGTGCATCTGAAGCGCGCTTTACAAGTAATGAGGGGCAAGAACAAGTTATTCAAGCGGGAGATTCTAAACAAGCTTTAAACTATGAAATAGCTAATTTTACCCAAATGATTTTAAATAAAGAACAAAACCATACACTTGAAAAAACGGTTGATGTATTAGAAATTATGGATGAAGTACGCAAAGAATGGGGATTAACCTATCCATTTGAATAA
- a CDS encoding DUF1456 family protein, with product MNNNDRLTRLRYALNIKDADMVEIFKMGGVTLSRKDIQKLLNKQDDAYELELSHEYLERFLNGLITSQRGVRDGFEPQMELNEENANNLLLKKVKIALSLTSEDMLELLSEAGVEISKSELSAVLRKEGHRNYKPCGDRYVRNFLKGLTLRYRA from the coding sequence ATGAATAATAATGATCGTTTAACACGTTTGCGTTACGCATTAAATATTAAAGATGCTGATATGGTAGAAATTTTTAAAATGGGTGGGGTGACGTTAAGTAGAAAAGACATCCAAAAATTGTTAAATAAACAAGACGATGCCTATGAATTAGAGTTAAGTCATGAGTATCTTGAGCGATTCTTAAACGGATTAATTACATCACAGCGTGGCGTACGCGATGGCTTTGAACCGCAAATGGAACTGAATGAAGAAAATGCAAACAATTTACTACTTAAAAAAGTAAAAATTGCTCTTTCTTTAACGAGTGAAGACATGTTAGAACTGTTAAGTGAAGCAGGAGTTGAAATTTCAAAAAGTGAGTTGAGCGCAGTATTACGCAAAGAAGGTCATCGCAATTATAAGCCTTGTGGGGATCGGTATGTTCGTAATTTTCTAAAAGGTTTAACACTTCGTTACCGCGCATAA
- a CDS encoding RluA family pseudouridine synthase encodes MITIHKGVTNHTIKTQTTLLPFLLETLSGLSRNAVKSILTRGQVAVNGKTTTQHNHPLEPGDIVGITSNKVAKKTTALKGIRILYEDDALIIIHKDSGILSMADRSQTEMTAYSQLTSYVKEENKKNRIYIVHRLDRDTSGVMVYAKTEAIKLALQKDWHTIVKERTYIALVEGVITEDKGTIRSWLTESKAMKVHSHNYDNGGKLAVTHYRKIRANAHYSLLEVELETGRKNQIRVHMEEIYHPVAGDKKYGAQTNPLKRLGLHASTLSFVHPTSGKIIRYNSKTPKDFLYHSK; translated from the coding sequence GTGATTACCATTCATAAAGGGGTAACAAACCATACAATTAAAACCCAGACAACGCTCTTACCATTTCTACTTGAGACGCTATCAGGTCTCAGTCGGAATGCTGTTAAATCTATTTTAACAAGAGGGCAAGTGGCGGTTAACGGTAAGACAACAACCCAGCATAACCATCCTCTTGAACCAGGTGATATCGTTGGTATTACAAGTAATAAAGTTGCTAAGAAAACCACTGCTTTAAAAGGCATCCGTATTTTGTACGAAGATGATGCTCTCATTATTATCCATAAAGACTCTGGTATTCTTTCTATGGCTGATCGTAGCCAAACTGAAATGACTGCTTACAGTCAATTAACCAGTTACGTTAAAGAAGAAAATAAAAAGAATCGTATTTATATTGTTCACCGTCTCGACCGTGATACATCTGGTGTTATGGTTTACGCTAAAACAGAAGCAATCAAATTAGCTCTTCAAAAAGATTGGCATACCATTGTAAAAGAGCGTACCTATATTGCACTCGTTGAAGGGGTGATAACTGAAGATAAAGGAACCATTCGTTCTTGGTTAACTGAAAGTAAAGCCATGAAAGTGCATTCTCATAACTATGATAATGGCGGTAAGCTCGCTGTGACCCATTACCGAAAAATACGTGCAAATGCACACTATTCTCTTTTAGAAGTTGAACTGGAAACAGGCCGGAAAAATCAAATTCGCGTCCATATGGAAGAAATTTATCACCCTGTTGCAGGTGATAAAAAATACGGCGCTCAGACAAACCCATTAAAACGTTTAGGGTTACATGCTTCAACGCTTTCATTCGTTCATCCTACTAGTGGTAAAATAATCCGCTATAATTCAAAAACACCTAAAGATTTTCTCTATCATTCTAAGTAA